The following proteins are co-located in the Microplitis demolitor isolate Queensland-Clemson2020A chromosome 3, iyMicDemo2.1a, whole genome shotgun sequence genome:
- the LOC103574578 gene encoding uncharacterized protein LOC103574578, whose amino-acid sequence MEICPPAYLFFHTQLGHEDSCNCCCCSNPQPAYLKYVQPPVPKSFKPVRYYWRNDIPFEANTTYKLSYWDGPTPSGNSVKPVLPEDSLTVGDGNINDETIHKLSYIGNWCVKREIQNESAPRRTVEQWLGTGPMQDNTTNKDAYTWKSIARSKPFKVSNNLYCPCASIDDNTTYKLSYYESGCGIPVSRSFKPKKIYTKSDVPMDGCTTYKLSYWPYETPCKETHPWNQKIKYHEPLTPLDDSTIYKLSYWPNNQRVRKPFSHSARQTNNLLNTGQGFDENTTYKLSYFACGDNVQRKPIKPVVKPSELSKSPLADDTVHKLSYLGNYRVKPEQPIIPSSSIEDWFESGPMQNSTTQKNDFSWKCSEPGPMVSKPEDNLGFSSMPLECCTTHKLSYYPNDLNGLVKNKSFKPPRENRYRQPDVPFEGDTIMQLSYQPVDCYLPRKKPWAQRTEYHPPLTSMEDNTIYNQRFFFNLYIPPGTLETLPCDQPRPQLPSDMGQDTRNVPPYTYCVAACSS is encoded by the exons atggaaATTTGTCCTCCAgc ttatttattttttcatacgcAGTTAGGTCACGAAGACTCTTGCAATTGTTGCTGTTGCTCCAATCCTCAACCAGCATATCtt aaatatgTTCAACCTCCCGTTCCAAAATCATTTAAACCCGTTCgg taTTACTGGAGAAATGATATTCCATTTGAAGCCAACacaacttataaattatcgtATTGGGATGGACCGACACCGAGTGGAAATTCAGTTAAGCCGGTTTTACCAGAAGATTCTCTGACAGTCGGTGATGGGAACATTAATGATGAAACAATTcataaa TTAAGTTATATAGGCAACTGGTGTGTGAagcgggaaattcaaaatgaatCTGCGCCTCGACGAACAGTCGAACAATGGCTAGGTACAGGACCAATGCAAGATAATACAACAAATAAAGATGCTTATACATGGAAGTCTATTGCACGATCTAAACCTTTCAAAGTTTCCAACAACTTGTACTGTCCTTGCGCATCTATAGatg ATAATACAACATACAAGTTAAGCTATTACGAATCAGGCTGTGGCATTCCAGTATCAAGATCTTTCAAGCCAAAGAAAATTTACACTAAGAGTGACGTTCCAATGGATGGATGCACCACTTATAAACTCAGTTACTGGCCTTACGAAACACCTTGCAAG gAAACTCATCCatggaatcaaaaaataaaatatcacgaGCCTTTAACGCCACTGGATGACTCTACgatatataaattaagttaCTGGCCCAACAATCAGCGTGTCAGAAAACCATTCAGCCATTCAGCTAGACaaacgaataatttattaaataccgGGCAAGGTTTTGACGAAAATACGACATACAAGCTCAGCTATTTTGCGTGCGGAGATAACGTTCAGAGAAAACCAATTAAACCGGTCGTTAAACCCAGTGAACTATCAAAAAGCCCTTTGGCTGATGACACTGTTcacaaa ctgAGTTACTTGGGAAATTATAGAGTAAAACCAGAGCAACCAATAATACCTAGTAGCTCTATTGAAGATTGGTTTGAAAGTGGACCGATGCAGAATTCAACGACtcagaaaaatgatttttcatgGAAGTGCAGCGAACCTGGGCCAATGGTTTCTAAACCAGAAGATAATCTTGGATTTTCATCTATGCCCCTCgagt GCTGTACTACGCATAAACTGTCGTACTATCCTAATGATCTTAATGGattggtgaaaaataaatcattcaaACCCCCAAGAGAAAATAGATACCGGCAGCCCGATGTTCCTTTTGAAGGTGACACAATCATGCAACTGAGTTATCAACCAGTGGATTGCTATTTGCCGCGCAAAAAACCGTGGGCCCAACGTACTGAGTATCACCCACCTCTCACATCTATGGAAGACAATACCATTTACAAccaaaggtttttttttaacct TTACATACCTCCAGGTACTTTAGAGACTTTGCCGTGTGACCAACCCCGTCCTCAATTGCCATCAGACATGGGTcaag ataCGCGCAATGTACCTCCGTATACTTATTGTGTTGcag CATGTTCGTCGTGA